Proteins encoded by one window of Xyrauchen texanus isolate HMW12.3.18 chromosome 24, RBS_HiC_50CHRs, whole genome shotgun sequence:
- the LOC127617681 gene encoding rap1 GTPase-GDP dissociation stimulator 1-B-like, with protein MADVESLNEALKAISVSTELMEEELKPHLDVLLNLLLEKKKGTAEKIVSSGVLPILAQVLRKKSPLTSQVTLLVAEVSREAAVRERCIEAGLVTALVPLLKSCNQDQLLHTGRAIGRICFENAVQQTQLVENGVIPRLVTIMQQYPENDPLVNVCLLALCNLADVDAAREALAEVGVAEVLTYQLKRAPDAERRHLILEVLGSLGENDGLKLQFVEMAVPEALSEMIRTLQGGSDTHDLCSIKVASNLIVSLLLGDESMQKCFGEGTGTVYQDVLSWLQSSNTELQLSGALAIANFARNDRNCVKMLELGVVPHILDLLEKHVTEGDVSVQHAGLSALRNLAIPASNKVRMLEDGVTERIRTLLRSDMPPVQFKLLGTLRMMVDGQEEAASVLGKDEVLLARVMEWCDAKDHAGVRGEANRLLAALIRHSRNPEVIHTVIKADGVQHLISMATTEHVIMQNEALVALAIASAIDIEAIQEPFRDADLLSTLQKMLDDPIVAVEVKFSALGLICSLANSSMLREQITSLNLKDTLSKLSTHTSTKLAKQADTVMAVLSETS; from the exons ATGGCAGATGTAG AATCTCTCAACGAGGCCCTGAAGGCCATCAGTGTCAGCACAGAGCTCATGGAGGAGGAGTTGAAGCCCCATCTGGATGTTCTGCTGAACCTCCTATTGGAGAAAA AGAAAGGAACAGCAGAGAAAATAGTTTCCAGTGGTGTTCTGCCAATACTGGCTCAAGTCTTGAGGAAGAAGAGTCCCCTCACTTCTCAGGTTACCCTGTTGGTGGCAGAGGTGTCCAGGGAAG CTGCTGTGAGGGAGCGCTGCATTGAAGCAGGTCTGGTGACAGCGTTAGTGCCTTTACTGAAGAGCTGTAACCAGGACCAGTTGCTGCACACCGGCCGAGCTATTGGACGTATCTGCTTTGAAAATG ctgttCAGCAGACACAGCTGGTGGAGAATGGAGTCATCCCTAGGCTGGTGACAATAATGCAGCAGTATCCTGAGAATGACCCGCTGGTAAACGTCTGCCTGCTGGCACTCTGCAACCTCGCTGATGTGG ATGCTGCACGAGAGGCCCTGGCTGAAGTAGGTGTGGCAGAGGTTTTGACCTATCAGTTAAAACGGGCACCAGATGCAGAACGTCGACACCTCATTCTGGAGGTTCTTGGGTCACTCGGAGAGAATG ATGGTCTAAAACTGCAGTTTGTGGAGATGGCCGTGCCTGAGGCTCTCTCTGAAATGATTCGAACTCTTCAGGGTGGCTCTGACACACATGACCTCTGCAGCATCAAAGTGGCTTCAAACCTTATAGTGTCCCTCCTTCTGGGAG atGAATCAATGCAGAAGTGTTTTGGGGAAGGTACAGGGACCGTGTATCAGGATGTTCTGTCTTGGCTGCAGTCATCAAACACCGAGCTGCAGTTGTCAGGAGCTCTGGCCATTGCTAACTTTGCCAGAAACG ACAGAAACTGTGTGAAGATGTTAGAATTGGGGGTCGTCCCTCATATTCTGGACCTGTTGGAGAAGCATGTAACAGAGGGAGATGTATCTGTACAGCACGCTGGCCTCAGCGCACTTAGAAATCTCGCCATTCCAG CTTCCAATAAGGTGCGTATGTTGGAAGACGGGGTCACTGAAAGGATCAGGACACTTCTGCGCTCTGATATGCCACCTGTCCAGTTCAAACTGCTGGGCACTTTGCGTATGATGGTGGATGGACAAG aGGAAGCGGCTTCAGTACTAGGTAAGGATGAGGTTCTTTTAGCTCGGGTCATGGAATGGTGTGACGCTAAAGATCATGCTGGTGTCCGGGGGGAGGCCAACCGCCTTTTAGCAGCTCTCATAAGACACAGCCGAAACCCT GAAGTCATCCACACTGTCATTAAAGCAGATGGAGTTCAACATCTCATCTCAATGGCAACCACTGAGCACGTCATCATGCAGAATGAGGCTTTAGTTGCTTTGGCCATTGCCTCTGCAATAGACATTG AGGCAATCCAGGAACCATTTCGAGATGCAGATCTCCTGTCCACCTTGCAGAAAATGCTAGATGACCCAATTGTAGCTGTGGAGGTCAAATTCAGCGCTTTAGGCCTCATCTGCAGCCTTGCCAACTCCA GCATGTTAAGGGAACAGATAACATCTCTAAACCTAAAGGACACCCTGTCCAAACTGTCCACTCACACCAGCACAAAGCTGGCTAAGCAGGCGGACACTGTGATGGCTGTTCTTTCTGAAACTAGCTAG